GAACGCAGCTCCTCGCGCGGCAGACCCTCCGACAGGGGCTCCGCGCGATGATGCGCCGCGAGCGCCTCGACGAGCCGCGCCTCGAGGTCGGTCAGTACCTCCGTGTCGACGAGCCGTTCGCCCACGAGCGTGGCCACGCCCTCGTCGACCAGCCGGGTCACGACGGCGTCGATCGCCGGCGGCGCGATGCCGAGGCGGCTCGTCAGCGCGGCGACGGGCAGCCCCTCGCCGGCCCGCTCGACCAGCACCGCTCGCACCGCCGACCTCGTGGCCGCCGGTGCGTCACACCGGGCGCCGGGCCCGGGGTCGAGCGCGTCGAAGCGCGCGCGCGCGGGCGAGGTCCGGATCGCCCCGCGCGGCGGATGCGGGTCGAGCACGACACCGCCGGCAATCGTCCGCGACGGCGAGTAGGCTCGGAGCACGAACCGGTCGCCGCGCGTCAGCACCGCCTCCGATTCGAGCCGCAGGCGCACGTGCGCTCGCGATCCGGGCGCAACGTCGAAGGCATCGTGCGCGGCCTCGCCGACCCGCGGCCACGCCACCGCGATCCGGCCGAGCACTTCGCTCGTGCCGTGGTGGACGCGCACGCGCGCCCCGTGGCGCAGCGTCCGCTCGCCCGGCAGGAGCTCGACGACCGCGTCGAGACGGCGCGTCGGGACGAAGGCCGAGGGTGCGGCGACCACGTCGCCACGGGCCAGGTCGGCGACATCGGCGCCCGTCAGGTTCACCGCGACGCGCTGTCCGGCGCGCGCGTCGGCGATCGTTGCCCCGTGCCCCTGCAGGCCGCGCACCTTGACGCGGCGCGCCGACGGCAGGACCACGTACTCGTCGTCCACGCGAACCATCCCCGAAACCAGGGTCCCCGTGACGACCGTCCCGAACCCCCGCATGGAGAACACGCGGTCGATCGGCAGGCGCACCGGCCCGTCGGCCGGCCGCGGCGGCACGTCGAGCGCCAGGCGGCGCAGCGCGGTCCGCAACTCGCCGAGCCCGTCGCCGGTGCGGGCCGACACCGCGATCACCGGTGCGCCGTCGAGAAACGAACCGGCAACCAGGTCGCGGACCT
The DNA window shown above is from Acidobacteriota bacterium and carries:
- the selB gene encoding selenocysteine-specific translation elongation factor, with amino-acid sequence MRHLVIGTAGHIDHGKSALVRALTGIDPDRLKEEKARGITIELGFAHARFEDVDVALVDVPGHERFVKTMLAGASGIDAVLLVVAADESVMPQTREHFDICHLLGIRAGVVVLTKADLVDADTLDLVRLEVRDLVAGSFLDGAPVIAVSARTGDGLGELRTALRRLALDVPPRPADGPVRLPIDRVFSMRGFGTVVTGTLVSGMVRVDDEYVVLPSARRVKVRGLQGHGATIADARAGQRVAVNLTGADVADLARGDVVAAPSAFVPTRRLDAVVELLPGERTLRHGARVRVHHGTSEVLGRIAVAWPRVGEAAHDAFDVAPGSRAHVRLRLESEAVLTRGDRFVLRAYSPSRTIAGGVVLDPHPPRGAIRTSPARARFDALDPGPGARCDAPAATRSAVRAVLVERAGEGLPVAALTSRLGIAPPAIDAVVTRLVDEGVATLVGERLVDTEVLTDLEARLVEALAAHHRAEPLSEGLPREELRSRVFARAHAEIFEAVVERLTRGGTIVARDRVALASHRVSLSPAEARAPAGGGGPPQRARVYPPPRAILGFLWVAWGGGGGGLWVFFFFFWFGGGGGARLVL